In Candidatus Zixiibacteriota bacterium, the DNA window AGTCCGATTCCGATCAGTCCACCTAAAATCGAAAGCGCGAACGACTCGATCAAAAACTGCAGGCGAATATCCCGTTTGCGCGCCCCGACCGCCATCCTGAGGCCGATCTCACGGGTTCTTTCGGTGACCGACACGAGCATAATATTCATAATGCCGATACCGCCCACGATCAGGGATACTCCCGCTATCGATCCCAGAAGCCATTTGAATGTGTCGGTTACATTCTGCGAGGTCTGGATGAAGTCGACCTGGTTGTAAATACGAAAATCGTTTTCATCGTCACCGCTCAGCCGGTGATTGCGCCTCAAAGTCTTTTCGATTTCGAGCGAAACCGGGGTCATCAAGTCCATGTCGGCCACCTTGACAGTGATACCCTCGATATAGTCGATCCCGAACAGTCGCTTTTGCGCTGTCTCGAGTGGAATTAAAACTGCTTCATCGGGTGAGGACCATCCCGGACCTTTTTCCTTGAGAATTCCGATTACCTCGAAGTTGATCCCGCGGATTTTGATTTCGGAACCGAGTATGCCGTAGGTTTCCTCGCCGAAAAGAATATTTTTCACCTCGGCTCCGATTACGGCCACCCGTGCGCGCCGGGCGTTTTCAGATCTGGTAAAATACCTGCCCTTAGAAAGAGGCGCATTACGTGCCCATTCATATTCAGGAGTAGTGCCGTAGATGCGGGCATTGGCCACTTCATTGCCGAATTTCAATGATGTAAAGCTGTTGATTTCCGGGATTACAGCCGCCACACCGGGAATATTTGATATGTCCCTGGCATCTTCCATGTACAGCCTGACCCTCTGACCGGATGCTCTGGCGCCGTGGCCACGGGCGAATCCGGGCCGGATGGTCAGCAGGTTGGTGCCGTATTTCTGGATCTCCTCTTTTGTCGCTTTTTCGGCACCGCGCCCCATTGCCAAAACGGTGATGACCGAGGATACGCCGATGATTATGCCCAGCATGGTCAGAAACGACCTGACCTTGTGGCCTTGCAGGGATCCCAATGCTACTTTAAAAGACTCACCTAAATGCATAAATTAAAGATAACCTGTACAGCCTGCATGTCAATCGCCATTATCAGTATTATAGCCCGTCAACTGATTTTGGTTGCGGGCTCAGGTGAAATACGTATATATTTAGACGATTATGACTGAAAAAAATCACAACCAAAATAATAAATCTTTTTTCGCCGAGTTCTGGCTGTTTTTACGGACCAACAAGAAGTTCTGGCTTATCCCGGTTATCGTCCTGATTCTGCTTCTGGTCGTGTTTATCCTGCTGACCGAAAGTTCGGCCGTGGCTCCGTTTATATATAATATCTTTTAGTCCCATGGTAGATTCTTATTCAAAATCGATTTCGGCTCCGAAAAAAGTTTTGTTCGTCCTCTTGACGATCTTTATCCTGCTTGTCATCGTGGAAACGTTTTTGCGGATCGCCGGGATCGAGGGACGCCGGGAGTCACCTTTTTTCCTGCTTCTGCGGGTTCATGAATACCCGGAATATTTCCGCCGGCACCCGACTCTCTTCTGGGAATTCGTCCCGAATAAGACCATCTCCGGTGATTTTATCGCTAAAGGGGAATATCATATCAACTCCCACGGTTTCCGGGGTGAGGAGTTTGATGCCGACAAACCGAAAGATCAGGTCAGGATATGCTGTATCGGCAATTCATGCACATTTGGATGGGAGATACCCACAGGCGGTACCTATTCGGAACGGCTGGAAGATCATCTCAGGTCCTCCTATCTCGATAAAAATATCGAAGTCATTAACTGCGGAGTTCCCGGCTACACTTCTCATCAGGGTTTGATACTCCTGAAGGAGAAGATCCTCGACTACGATCCGGACATCATCACGCTTTCGTTCGGCTGGAACGATATGTGGGGCGCGGGTCGCGGACTCTCCGATCGGGAGATCAA includes these proteins:
- a CDS encoding FtsX-like permease family protein, with amino-acid sequence MHLGESFKVALGSLQGHKVRSFLTMLGIIIGVSSVITVLAMGRGAEKATKEEIQKYGTNLLTIRPGFARGHGARASGQRVRLYMEDARDISNIPGVAAVIPEINSFTSLKFGNEVANARIYGTTPEYEWARNAPLSKGRYFTRSENARRARVAVIGAEVKNILFGEETYGILGSEIKIRGINFEVIGILKEKGPGWSSPDEAVLIPLETAQKRLFGIDYIEGITVKVADMDLMTPVSLEIEKTLRRNHRLSGDDENDFRIYNQVDFIQTSQNVTDTFKWLLGSIAGVSLIVGGIGIMNIMLVSVTERTREIGLRMAVGARKRDIRLQFLIESFALSILGGLIGIGLGTGASAVLSTYFQWNTLISADSIVLAFCFSAFVGVIFGFYPAYKASMLDPIDSLRYE